One genomic region from Solwaraspora sp. WMMD792 encodes:
- a CDS encoding sulfotransferase domain-containing protein, with protein sequence MQFEAPGRAIIISSGRCGSTLLSDLIVEEPATLSVQEFFMATPSWAKAGEPITGAAYWQVLSSPKPELATLFAIGLPPKEVRYPADGRWAGNLTELPQLLAITLPKLTDDPDGLFDQLAGQVPDFPEQPFVDHHRMFLDLLTRLTGRRRWVERSGGSSQIAPYLLRSFPDTRIIYLTRNWADTARSMSRHSSFQLIQLRLEFVSRCGVDPFRMDPDQQVPAELEHLLPGRITADLLRERGEDSTRYLGLCAFMAAQAEQALADNPPAHLLTMTYEDLVADPEPQLARLGEFLEFDDPSGWARQVAGRVGKGGAVRQTAAV encoded by the coding sequence ATGCAGTTCGAGGCGCCCGGACGGGCGATCATCATCAGCAGTGGGCGGTGTGGTTCCACCCTGCTGTCCGACCTGATCGTCGAGGAGCCGGCGACCCTTTCGGTCCAGGAGTTCTTCATGGCCACCCCGTCGTGGGCGAAGGCTGGGGAGCCGATCACCGGGGCGGCGTACTGGCAGGTGCTGAGCAGCCCGAAACCGGAGCTTGCCACGCTGTTCGCCATCGGCCTGCCGCCGAAGGAGGTCCGCTACCCGGCGGACGGCAGGTGGGCCGGCAACCTGACCGAGCTGCCGCAGCTGCTGGCGATCACCCTGCCGAAACTCACCGACGACCCGGACGGCCTGTTCGACCAGCTCGCCGGCCAGGTGCCGGACTTCCCTGAGCAGCCGTTCGTCGACCACCACCGGATGTTCCTGGACCTGCTCACCCGGTTGACCGGCCGGCGGCGCTGGGTGGAGCGGTCCGGCGGGTCCAGTCAGATCGCCCCGTACCTGCTGCGGTCGTTCCCGGACACCCGGATCATCTACCTGACCCGCAACTGGGCGGACACCGCGCGGTCGATGAGCCGGCACTCGTCGTTCCAGCTCATCCAGCTGCGACTGGAGTTCGTCTCGCGGTGCGGCGTGGATCCCTTCCGAATGGACCCGGACCAGCAGGTGCCGGCCGAACTCGAGCATCTGCTGCCCGGCCGGATCACCGCCGACCTGCTCCGCGAGCGTGGCGAGGACAGTACCCGCTACCTCGGGCTCTGCGCGTTCATGGCGGCGCAGGCCGAGCAGGCGCTCGCCGACAATCCGCCGGCGCACCTGCTCACCATGACCTACGAGGACCTGGTCGCCGACCCGGAGCCGCAGCTGGCCCGGCTCGGTGAGTTCCTGGAGTTCGACGACCCGTCCGGTTGGGCCCGACAGGTCGCCGGCCGGGTGGGCAAGGGTGGCGCGGTACGGCAGACCGCCGCCGTGTGA
- a CDS encoding type I polyketide synthase translates to MSDLNDPHQTIAIVGMAALMPGAPDLDAYWRNLVDGVDAITDVPAHRWDEEFYDPDQAHRPDRMYCRRGGFVDDHASFEPLRFGIMPTSIGDIEPDQLITLQVAAAAIDDAGGQDRLPDRDRIGVLLGRGGILSPAQARYAQRVRMSSQVIGILKELIPDLPPESLDRVRRKFDERLGPQQPEGTIGLVPNLAASRVANRLNLRGPSYTIDAACASSLIAVDQGMTELRAGRLDAVLAGGVHHVHDISFWSVFSQLRALSRQGEIRPFDSSADGLLIGEGTGIVVLKRLADALDAGDRVYAVIRGSGVSSDGRSASMFNPASSGQSLAIRRAWQAAGLDPTAPDALGLLEAHGTGTPTGDAAELVTVAEVFGGYQGGPRPVIGSVKSMIGHTMPAAGIAGLIKATLAVHRGVLPPTLHCGQPREEMAATRFAPIAAAQPWESDGPRRAGVNAFGFGGINAHLIIEQPPSAPSAWAAVPNGAARQPARSASVEVEEADQVLWLAADDPAGLAALLDRDDSLVRREGAAFADGPQAHAAPPCRIGVVDPTDKRLATARRAVSRGEPWRGARDIWFTTAPLLTAGGKLAFVFPGLEAEFTPRTKDLAAHFGLADREWSAADLGRHGAGLIEVGKFLDEVLGRIGIRPDAVAGHSIGEWSAAAVSGQVSTTDMDGFLKLFDADSVAVSGYVFAAVGAGADQVTPVLGGYPGVVLSHDNAPAQSVVNGPEEQVDRLVDELRRRNVLCQKLPFRSAFHTPAFADGLRSIGVALQSWRVHPTTVPVWSATLAAPFPADEQQVNQIFVRHMMEPVWFRQLTAAMYDAGFRVFLQVGAGQLASLVSDNLRGRDHLAMPVNVGHRTGLDQLRRVATALWVEGAAPDLRALRPPAAAAAPVTPAPAAPAAPPRRGPKIQLDLGGPLVRLGPGADTLLGLADLPSHRPSGPPVAGAQPSAAATAATQEVPAPPAELRPPASPRPPAHAESPAETEPSAAVQPSAASESSAGSLTALHRLAGRSKAAAELAALLRDTADGAVTVLDAATRPAGPAAVSTAPVSTAPVSAAPVSPAAPARPGTAPPADARPVTVPAAAGPTRSAPVPTAAPPPRTEIARTTLRVSVQTMPYLLDHCFFVQPEDWPNPEDRWPVVPATTVVHHMMDAVAQAVPGLRVVGVRDARFNRWTIAAPAQDVEIVVRSAGPDSYAVNFGSFARATVDVAADYPAPVSEPWTHDPATETAPRISAEEMYAERLMFHGPQFHGVTTVHALGEMHVRGVVTAPVPPGALLDNALQLIGNWLITTQPMRTVALPVGLGHVRFFGPPPEPGTAFECVARVRSIDDSQLVADTQLSVGGRVWAQIDGAVDRRFDSHPQARPAERFPERHPMSVRQPEGWTAVFDCWTDLVTQSMAARGILGTAASADYERQPGKTRKQWLLGRIAAKDAVRFRQWDAGHTDVYPIELTIANDPNGRPRADLRPGRDLRECDLSLAHCAEAAVAIAGPARSTPDGPGVGIDIVEVTDRPDSTVDYALSGAEVALLDQVSAGSDRWFWFACFWAAKEAAGKAEGTGLDGAPRRLRVVAVDAGTLLVEAPSGRSYQVTCRSLENPPDLPQRRYVVGWTWGPEPTR, encoded by the coding sequence ATGTCGGACCTGAACGACCCACACCAGACGATCGCCATCGTCGGCATGGCGGCGCTGATGCCGGGCGCCCCCGACCTGGACGCCTACTGGCGCAACCTGGTCGACGGCGTCGACGCCATCACCGACGTGCCGGCGCACCGCTGGGACGAGGAGTTCTACGATCCCGACCAGGCGCACCGCCCCGACCGGATGTACTGCCGGCGTGGTGGGTTCGTCGACGACCACGCGAGCTTCGAGCCGCTGCGCTTCGGCATCATGCCGACTTCGATCGGCGATATCGAGCCGGACCAGCTGATCACCCTGCAGGTCGCCGCCGCCGCCATCGACGACGCCGGTGGCCAGGACCGGCTGCCGGACCGGGACCGGATCGGCGTCCTGCTCGGCCGGGGCGGGATCCTGAGTCCGGCCCAGGCCCGCTACGCCCAGCGGGTCCGGATGTCCAGCCAGGTCATCGGCATTCTCAAGGAGCTGATCCCGGATCTGCCGCCGGAGAGCCTCGACCGGGTCCGGCGCAAGTTCGACGAACGGCTCGGGCCGCAGCAGCCCGAAGGCACGATCGGGCTGGTGCCCAACCTCGCCGCCTCCCGGGTGGCGAACCGGTTGAACCTGCGCGGCCCGTCCTACACCATCGACGCCGCCTGTGCCTCGTCGCTGATCGCGGTCGACCAGGGCATGACCGAACTGCGGGCCGGCCGGTTGGACGCGGTGCTCGCCGGCGGTGTGCACCACGTGCACGACATCAGCTTCTGGTCGGTGTTCAGCCAGCTCCGGGCGCTGTCCCGGCAGGGTGAGATCCGTCCGTTCGACTCGTCGGCGGACGGCCTGCTGATCGGTGAGGGCACCGGGATCGTGGTGTTGAAACGACTTGCCGACGCGCTGGACGCCGGTGACCGGGTGTACGCGGTGATCCGCGGCAGCGGCGTGTCCAGCGACGGCCGGTCGGCGAGCATGTTCAACCCGGCGAGCAGTGGACAGTCGCTGGCCATCCGGCGGGCCTGGCAGGCCGCCGGGCTGGATCCGACCGCGCCGGACGCGCTCGGCCTGCTGGAGGCGCACGGCACCGGCACGCCGACCGGGGACGCCGCCGAACTGGTCACCGTCGCCGAGGTGTTCGGCGGGTACCAGGGCGGGCCACGGCCGGTGATCGGCTCGGTCAAGTCGATGATCGGGCACACCATGCCGGCAGCCGGGATCGCCGGCCTGATCAAGGCGACCCTCGCCGTGCACCGGGGCGTTCTGCCGCCCACCCTGCACTGCGGACAGCCCCGCGAGGAGATGGCCGCGACCCGGTTCGCGCCGATCGCCGCCGCCCAGCCGTGGGAGAGCGACGGACCGCGCCGCGCCGGGGTCAACGCGTTCGGCTTCGGTGGGATCAACGCCCACCTGATCATCGAGCAGCCGCCGTCCGCCCCGTCCGCCTGGGCGGCCGTGCCGAACGGCGCGGCCCGGCAGCCGGCCCGCTCGGCCAGCGTCGAGGTCGAGGAAGCGGACCAGGTGCTGTGGCTGGCCGCCGACGATCCGGCCGGCCTCGCCGCGCTGCTGGACCGCGACGATTCGCTGGTACGGCGTGAGGGTGCCGCGTTCGCCGACGGACCGCAGGCTCACGCAGCGCCGCCGTGCCGGATCGGTGTGGTGGACCCGACCGACAAGCGGCTGGCCACCGCCCGGCGCGCGGTGAGCCGGGGGGAGCCCTGGCGGGGTGCCCGGGACATCTGGTTCACCACGGCTCCGCTGCTGACCGCCGGCGGGAAGCTGGCGTTCGTGTTCCCCGGGCTGGAGGCCGAGTTCACGCCGCGTACCAAGGATCTGGCCGCGCACTTCGGGCTCGCGGACCGGGAGTGGTCCGCGGCCGACCTGGGTCGGCACGGTGCCGGCCTGATCGAAGTGGGTAAGTTCCTCGACGAGGTGCTCGGCCGGATCGGCATCCGGCCGGACGCGGTCGCCGGGCACAGCATCGGTGAATGGTCCGCCGCGGCGGTGAGTGGGCAGGTCAGCACCACCGACATGGACGGTTTCCTCAAACTGTTCGACGCCGACTCGGTGGCGGTGTCCGGCTATGTCTTCGCCGCCGTCGGTGCCGGTGCCGACCAGGTGACGCCGGTGCTCGGCGGCTATCCGGGAGTTGTCCTGTCCCACGACAACGCGCCCGCGCAGTCGGTGGTCAACGGCCCGGAGGAGCAGGTCGACCGACTGGTTGACGAGCTACGTCGGCGTAACGTGCTGTGCCAGAAGCTGCCGTTCCGGTCGGCCTTCCATACTCCGGCGTTCGCCGACGGGCTGCGGTCGATCGGGGTCGCCCTGCAGTCCTGGCGGGTGCATCCGACCACGGTCCCGGTCTGGTCGGCGACCCTGGCAGCGCCGTTCCCCGCCGACGAGCAGCAGGTCAACCAGATCTTCGTCCGGCACATGATGGAGCCGGTCTGGTTCCGGCAGTTGACCGCCGCGATGTACGACGCCGGGTTCCGGGTCTTCCTGCAGGTCGGCGCGGGACAGTTGGCGTCGTTGGTCAGCGACAACCTGCGCGGTCGGGACCATCTCGCGATGCCGGTCAACGTGGGTCACCGTACCGGTCTCGATCAGTTGCGCCGGGTGGCCACCGCGCTGTGGGTGGAGGGCGCGGCACCGGACCTGCGGGCGCTGCGGCCACCCGCTGCGGCCGCCGCCCCGGTGACGCCGGCACCGGCTGCCCCGGCGGCACCACCGCGCCGGGGGCCGAAGATCCAGCTGGACCTGGGTGGCCCGTTGGTGCGCCTCGGGCCGGGTGCCGACACCCTGCTCGGCCTGGCCGATCTGCCGTCACACCGGCCGTCCGGTCCGCCGGTCGCCGGGGCCCAACCGTCGGCCGCCGCCACCGCCGCCACACAGGAGGTACCCGCGCCGCCTGCTGAACTCCGGCCACCTGCTTCACCCCGGCCACCGGCGCACGCCGAATCGCCGGCAGAAACCGAGCCGTCGGCCGCTGTTCAGCCGTCGGCAGCCTCCGAGTCGTCGGCCGGTTCGCTCACCGCGTTGCACCGGCTCGCCGGCCGGTCCAAGGCCGCCGCCGAACTCGCCGCGCTGCTGCGGGACACCGCGGACGGTGCGGTGACCGTGCTGGACGCCGCCACCCGACCCGCCGGCCCGGCCGCGGTGTCAACGGCCCCGGTGTCAACGGCCCCGGTGTCAGCGGCTCCGGTGTCTCCGGCCGCGCCGGCCCGGCCGGGCACCGCACCGCCGGCTGACGCCCGGCCGGTCACCGTACCGGCCGCAGCCGGGCCGACCAGGTCGGCGCCGGTGCCGACGGCCGCCCCGCCGCCCCGTACCGAGATCGCCCGGACCACCCTGCGGGTCTCCGTGCAGACCATGCCGTACCTGCTCGACCACTGCTTCTTCGTGCAGCCGGAGGACTGGCCGAACCCGGAGGACCGGTGGCCGGTGGTGCCGGCGACGACCGTCGTACACCACATGATGGACGCTGTCGCACAGGCTGTCCCCGGTCTGCGAGTGGTCGGTGTGCGCGACGCCCGGTTCAACCGGTGGACCATCGCGGCACCGGCGCAGGACGTCGAGATCGTCGTCCGGTCGGCCGGCCCGGACTCGTACGCGGTGAACTTCGGCAGCTTCGCCCGAGCCACGGTCGACGTGGCCGCCGACTATCCGGCCCCGGTGAGCGAACCGTGGACCCATGACCCGGCCACCGAGACCGCTCCCCGGATCAGCGCCGAGGAGATGTACGCGGAGCGGCTGATGTTCCACGGTCCCCAGTTCCACGGGGTGACCACGGTGCACGCCCTCGGCGAGATGCACGTACGCGGCGTGGTCACCGCGCCCGTCCCGCCGGGTGCCCTGCTGGACAATGCCCTGCAGCTGATCGGGAACTGGCTCATCACCACCCAGCCGATGCGCACCGTGGCGCTGCCGGTCGGTCTCGGCCACGTCCGGTTCTTCGGCCCGCCGCCCGAGCCCGGCACGGCGTTCGAGTGCGTCGCCCGGGTTCGATCGATCGACGACTCTCAACTGGTCGCGGACACCCAGCTGTCCGTCGGCGGCCGGGTCTGGGCGCAGATCGACGGCGCGGTCGACCGTCGGTTCGACAGCCATCCGCAGGCACGTCCGGCTGAACGATTCCCGGAACGTCACCCGATGTCGGTCCGTCAGCCGGAAGGGTGGACCGCGGTGTTCGACTGCTGGACCGATCTGGTCACCCAGTCGATGGCCGCGCGGGGCATCCTCGGTACCGCCGCGTCCGCCGACTACGAGCGGCAGCCAGGGAAGACCCGCAAACAGTGGCTGCTCGGCCGGATCGCGGCGAAGGACGCGGTGCGGTTCCGACAGTGGGACGCCGGGCACACCGACGTGTACCCGATCGAATTGACCATCGCCAACGACCCGAACGGCCGGCCGCGTGCCGACCTGCGTCCCGGCCGGGACCTGCGGGAGTGCGACCTGTCCCTGGCGCACTGCGCCGAAGCCGCCGTGGCGATCGCCGGCCCGGCCCGGTCGACGCCGGACGGCCCCGGCGTCGGTATCGACATCGTCGAGGTCACCGACCGGCCGGACAGCACGGTCGACTACGCCCTGTCCGGTGCGGAGGTCGCGTTGCTCGACCAGGTCAGCGCCGGCAGCGACCGGTGGTTCTGGTTCGCCTGTTTCTGGGCGGCCAAGGAGGCCGCCGGCAAGGCGGAGGGGACCGGGCTGGACGGAGCGCCCCGCCGGCTACGGGTGGTCGCCGTCGACGCCGGCACCCTGCTGGTCGAGGCTCCCTCCGGCAGGTCCTACCAGGTCACCTGCCGGAGCCTGGAGAACCCGCCCGACCTGCCGCAGCGACGCTACGTCGTTGGTTGGACCTGGGGCCCGGAACCTACCCGGTAG
- a CDS encoding acyl carrier protein, producing the protein MPADHDTILTEISQMLRAVLPGIDPDEEITMDTSFRDDLEMESIDVISLAGRLQARYGDSVNFAQFVAGLDVDSLRALRVGELVEHIATALDSPPASVAQVAGQ; encoded by the coding sequence ATGCCCGCCGACCACGACACCATCCTGACGGAGATCTCGCAGATGCTGCGCGCGGTGCTGCCCGGCATCGATCCGGACGAGGAAATCACGATGGACACCAGCTTCCGGGACGACCTGGAGATGGAGAGCATCGACGTCATCTCGCTCGCCGGGCGGCTGCAGGCCCGGTACGGCGACTCGGTCAACTTCGCCCAGTTCGTCGCGGGACTCGACGTGGACTCGCTGCGCGCGCTGCGGGTCGGCGAACTGGTCGAGCACATCGCCACCGCGCTGGACAGCCCGCCGGCCAGCGTGGCGCAGGTGGCCGGCCAGTGA
- a CDS encoding alpha/beta hydrolase has translation MIQVNGLVTHVQELPPVAAEPAAGGVAAGGVAAAADAGPGGEPGAGPAVGPAAESSAGRPVAVLIHGIGPDSLASWYLSLAHPLADAGFRVVMYDLRGHGRTERPPAGYRLDDLVDDLAALLEQLGVDAPVHLLGNSLGGSIAFGYAARHPDRVASLVAVESAPATAQWLARVGRQLERAAQPDGDGEPPALTTRGGERGARYAAAVRRLVATTTAGRDLPASTPADPAALRAITCPVLGIFGSDSSAADLAPALVQLLPQTELVVVPGHRHAVLVTARDQVRRQVLPWLARQLADTGQPALRG, from the coding sequence ATGATCCAGGTCAACGGCCTGGTGACGCATGTCCAGGAACTCCCACCGGTGGCCGCCGAGCCGGCCGCCGGGGGAGTGGCCGCCGGGGGAGTGGCCGCCGCTGCGGATGCCGGCCCAGGCGGCGAACCTGGTGCCGGCCCGGCGGTCGGCCCAGCGGCCGAATCGTCGGCCGGCCGACCGGTCGCGGTCCTGATCCACGGAATCGGGCCGGACAGCCTGGCCAGCTGGTATCTCAGCCTGGCACATCCACTGGCCGACGCCGGATTCCGGGTGGTCATGTACGACCTGCGGGGCCACGGACGGACCGAGCGGCCGCCGGCCGGCTACCGGTTGGACGACCTGGTTGACGACCTGGCCGCGCTGCTGGAGCAGCTCGGTGTCGACGCGCCGGTGCATCTGCTGGGCAACTCGCTGGGCGGTTCCATCGCCTTCGGGTACGCGGCCCGCCACCCGGACCGGGTCGCCTCGCTGGTCGCGGTGGAGTCGGCGCCGGCCACCGCCCAGTGGCTCGCCCGGGTGGGCCGTCAGCTGGAGCGGGCCGCGCAGCCGGACGGCGACGGCGAGCCGCCGGCGCTGACTACCCGCGGGGGTGAGCGGGGCGCCCGGTACGCCGCGGCGGTCCGCCGGCTCGTCGCCACCACTACCGCCGGCCGGGACCTGCCGGCCAGCACACCCGCCGACCCGGCCGCGCTACGGGCGATCACCTGCCCGGTGCTCGGAATCTTCGGTAGCGACTCGTCCGCCGCCGATCTGGCTCCGGCGCTGGTGCAACTGCTGCCGCAGACCGAGCTGGTGGTCGTCCCCGGGCACCGGCACGCGGTGCTGGTCACCGCCCGCGACCAGGTCCGGCGCCAGGTGTTGCCCTGGCTCGCCCGCCAACTCGCCGACACCGGTCAGCCCGCCCTGCGCGGCTGA